From one Phycodurus eques isolate BA_2022a chromosome 6, UOR_Pequ_1.1, whole genome shotgun sequence genomic stretch:
- the LOC133403735 gene encoding ribosomal biogenesis protein LAS1L-like, protein MWTWTEDHHGHLATLRQATAPGGTMGEGEEGPPSKVNRGEKGPRWTWRAEQRERTQEDDEEEDDEEEEEEEEEETNNNSSSHQEEEEERTEGGQEQRRTRDEEEGDEEEEMDQDS, encoded by the coding sequence ATGTGGACGTGGACAGAGGACCACCATGGGCACCTGGCGACCCTGCGCCAAGCAACGGCCCCCGGGGGGACAATGGGGGAAGGCGAGGAGGGTCCCCCCAGCAAGGTGAACCGGGGCGAGAAAGGACCCCGCTGGACGTGGAGGGCCGAGCAGAGGGAGCGGACGCAggaggacgacgaggaggaggacgacgaggaggaggaagaggaggaagaggaggagaccaacaacaacagcagcagtcaccaggaagaggaggaggagaggacaGAGGGAGGGCAGGAACAGAGGAGGACGAGGGACGAGGAAGAgggggatgaggaggaggagatggacCAGGACAGCTGA